CCGTCCAGCGAGGCGGCCGGGCCGTCGGGCCGGCCCATCCGGCCGGCGATCACCCGGTCGGCGATCGCGGCCACCTCGGCGTCCGGCATCCGGTAGCCGCCGTCGGTGGTCATCACCTGGACGACCGGGAAGATCCGGCGCGTCACGTCGGGTCCACCGGTGGCGGAGTCGTCGTCGGCCGCGTCGTACAGCGCCTCGACGACGGCCTGCACGGTCTGCTCGGCGGTGAAGTCGTCGCGGTAGAGCTTCTTGAGCGAGCCGCGCGCGAAGAGCGAGCCGGAGCCGACCGAGTGGAACGCGGTCTCCTCGTAGCGGCCGCCGGTGACGTCGTAGCTGAAGATCCGGCCGCCCTCGGTGTTGTGGTCGAACCCGGCGAAGAGGGGGACGACGGCCAGCCCCTGCATCGCCATGCCGAGGTTGTTGCGGATCAGGGCCGAGAGGCGGTTGGCCTTGCCGTCCATGGACAGCGTGCTGCCCTCGATCTTCTCGTAGTGCTCGAGCTCGGTCTGGAAGAGGCGCACCATCTCGACCGCGAGACCGGCGGTGCCGGCGATGCCGACCGCGGAGAACTCGTCGGCCGGGAAGACCTTCTGGATGTCGCGCTGGGCGATGATGTTGCCCATCGTGGCGCGGCGGTCGCCGGCCATGATCACGCCGCCGGGGAAGGTCGCCGAGACGATCGTCGTGCCGTGCGGCGCGAGGTCGCCGGCGTACCCCTGCGGGATCGCCTGGCGGCCCGGGAGCAGGTCGGGAGCCTGCACGGACAGGAACTCCGAGAACGACGAGGTGCCCGGCTGCAGGAAGGCAGCAGGAAGGCGCGAGTCGCCCAAGGCCTACTCCCCGCCCTTCTGGATGAACGACTTCACGAAGTCCTCGGCGTTGGTCTCGAGCACGTCGTCGATCTCGTCGAGGAGGTCGTCCACGTCGCTGTCGAGGGCTTCCTTGCGCTCGGCGACATCGGTCTCGGGGCTGGCCTCGACGGCTTCCTCGGACTCGGACGAGCGACGCGGTTGCTTCTGCTCCTGTGCCATGTGACGACCCTATCTAGTCAGCGGGTGAGAGCGGTGAACAAAGCCTCCGCCGTCTCACTTCGGTCGAGCAGCTCGCCCACGTGGGCCTTGCTGCCGCGCAGCGGGTCGATGGTCGGCACCCGCTGGAGGGACTCACGGCCGGGCAGGTCGAAGATCACCGAGTCCCAGGACGCCGCGGCCACGTGCTCGGCATACTTCTCGAGGCAGCGACCGCGGAAGTAGGCCCGGGTGTCCTCGGGCGGGTCGTGCATCGCGCCCTCGATCGCCGGGTCGGCAAGCAGCCGCTCGATCCGGCCGGCGGCGACGAGGCGGTGGTAGAGGCCCTTCTCGGGCCGGATGTCGGCGTACTGCAGGTCGATCGCCTGGAGCTTCGCACTGTCCCAGTCCAGGCCGTCCCGGTCGCGGTACTGCTCGAGCAGCTTGAGCTTGGCGACCCAGTCCAGCTCGCGGGACAGCGACATCGGGTCGTTCTCGAGCCGGTCCAGCACCGACTCCCAGCGGGCGAGCACGTCGACGGTCTGGCGGTCCGCGTCGGCGCCGTACCGGTCCTCGACGTACTTCTTGGCGAGGTCGAGGTACTCCAGCTGC
The genomic region above belongs to Nocardioides conyzicola and contains:
- a CDS encoding ubiquitin-like protein Pup; translated protein: MAQEQKQPRRSSESEEAVEASPETDVAERKEALDSDVDDLLDEIDDVLETNAEDFVKSFIQKGGE
- the prcB gene encoding proteasome subunit beta, whose translation is MGDSRLPAAFLQPGTSSFSEFLSVQAPDLLPGRQAIPQGYAGDLAPHGTTIVSATFPGGVIMAGDRRATMGNIIAQRDIQKVFPADEFSAVGIAGTAGLAVEMVRLFQTELEHYEKIEGSTLSMDGKANRLSALIRNNLGMAMQGLAVVPLFAGFDHNTEGGRIFSYDVTGGRYEETAFHSVGSGSLFARGSLKKLYRDDFTAEQTVQAVVEALYDAADDDSATGGPDVTRRIFPVVQVMTTDGGYRMPDAEVAAIADRVIAGRMGRPDGPAASLDGGASA